In a single window of the Zea mays cultivar B73 chromosome 5, Zm-B73-REFERENCE-NAM-5.0, whole genome shotgun sequence genome:
- the LOC100282569 gene encoding probable ubiquitin-conjugating enzyme E2 18 isoform X1, giving the protein MASPSSSSFPSRKVARVQALSKIACRRLQKELTEWQVNPPAGFEHRVTDNLQRWVVDVAGAPGTLYTGETYKLQVDFSEHYPMEAPQVIFLHPAPMHPHIYSNGHICLDILYDSWSPAMTVSSICISILSMLSSSPAKQRPADNDRYVRNCRNGRSPKETTWWFHDDTV; this is encoded by the exons ATGGCGAGCCCGTCCTCCTCATCTTTCCCGTCCCGGAAG GTTGCGCGCGTTCAGGCCCTGAGCAAGATCGCCTGCAGGCGCCTGCAGAAGGAGCTAACGGAGTGGCAggtcaacccgcccgccggcttcGAGCACAGGGTCACCGACAACCTCCAGAG GTGGGTCGTCGATGTAGCCGGGGCACCAGGCACGCTCTACACCGGCGAGACCTACAAACTGCAGGTGGATTTCTCCGAGCATTATCCCATGGAGGCACCTCAG GTTATATTTCTGCATCCAGCACCGATGCATCCACACATTTACAGTAATGGACACATCTGTTTAG ATATATTGTATGACTCGTGGTCCCCAGCAATGACTGTCAGTTCTATCTGTATCAGCATATTATCTATGCTGTCCAGCTCACCAGCAAAG CAACGCCCAGCCGATAACGATCGCTATGTCAGGAACTGTCGCAATGGGAGGTCACCAAAGGAGACCACGTGGTGGTTCCATGACGACACTGTGTGA
- the LOC100282569 gene encoding Probable ubiquitin-conjugating enzyme E2 18: MASPSSSSFPSRKALSKIACRRLQKELTEWQVNPPAGFEHRVTDNLQRWVVDVAGAPGTLYTGETYKLQVDFSEHYPMEAPQVIFLHPAPMHPHIYSNGHICLDILYDSWSPAMTVSSICISILSMLSSSPAKQRPADNDRYVRNCRNGRSPKETTWWFHDDTV; this comes from the exons ATGGCGAGCCCGTCCTCCTCATCTTTCCCGTCCCGGAAG GCCCTGAGCAAGATCGCCTGCAGGCGCCTGCAGAAGGAGCTAACGGAGTGGCAggtcaacccgcccgccggcttcGAGCACAGGGTCACCGACAACCTCCAGAG GTGGGTCGTCGATGTAGCCGGGGCACCAGGCACGCTCTACACCGGCGAGACCTACAAACTGCAGGTGGATTTCTCCGAGCATTATCCCATGGAGGCACCTCAG GTTATATTTCTGCATCCAGCACCGATGCATCCACACATTTACAGTAATGGACACATCTGTTTAG ATATATTGTATGACTCGTGGTCCCCAGCAATGACTGTCAGTTCTATCTGTATCAGCATATTATCTATGCTGTCCAGCTCACCAGCAAAG CAACGCCCAGCCGATAACGATCGCTATGTCAGGAACTGTCGCAATGGGAGGTCACCAAAGGAGACCACGTGGTGGTTCCATGACGACACTGTGTGA
- the LOC103625988 gene encoding BEL1-like homeodomain protein 7, with protein MATYYSSPDSERDSQTMYSTESGNASYPVPSALGNFLYLNSASSGPYTEFNGIVQSQQNFMELTGHPSAISHDSSSNEATNIGTSLTEQRSFGPLKDMRNEMLMHLMDGAHSSGSDLIHNDDHSTAQLEFGMLNNHNSTSLPSASGQGLSLSLNTHILAPSYPYWSAKQDLLTPNSYQGDDNRMKNMQSEASQAIRNSKYLKAAQELLDEIVSVWKSVKQKTDKGPSEAGKSDGKETDGGTKSEGVSFDPQESGANTAAELSTAEKQELQNKMVKLMAMLDEVDRKYKHYYHRMQLVMSSFDMVAGSGAAKPYTAVALQTISRHFRCLKDAINDQISVIRKKLGEDDDASGKEGKLIRLRYIDQQIRQQRAFQQYGMLQQNAWRPQRGLPENSVSILRAWLFEHFLHPYPKDSEKLMLSRQTGLTRSQISNWFINARVRLWKPMIEDMYKEEIGEAELDSNSSSDNVQPNKDKPPSSEEKDHKTSTSQVCQTSQLGESKANIGGVVSFCGAPAGGFHNDANPDDSFMSLMLKAQRPGETDGSGLLHDAVAHHSDESARFMAYHLTEFGRYGNNNVSLTLGLQHAENTQPGFPGVRDQDIYNSTAPLNVTSTSSEYDSASQIDQQRQLFEVSPLMHDFVA; from the exons ATGGCTACTTATTATTCGAGCCCTGACAGTGAAAGAGATTCACAAACAATGTACTCAACAGAGTCAGGCAATGCATCATATCCCGTGCCATCAGCCCTAGGGAACTTTCTTTATCTGAACAGTGCATCTTCTGGACCTTATACAGAATTTAATGGAATTGTCCAGTCTCAACAGAATTTCATGGAACTTACTGGTCATCCTTCAGCAATTTCACATGATTCATCATCCAACGAAGCTACTAACATTGGCACTTCACTGACAGAACAGCGCTCTTTTGGTCCTTTGAAAGATATGAGAAATGAGATGTTGATGCATTTGATGGATGGAGCACACAGCAGTGGCAGTGACCTCATCCACAATGATGACCATAGCACTGCACAGCTCGAGTTTGGCATGTTAAACAACCACAATTCAACAAGTCTTCCATCAGCATCAGGCCAAGGGCTGTCTCTGAGCCTCAATACACATATCTTGGCACCTTCCTATCCATACTGGTCTGCAAAGCAGGACTTATTAACACCAAATTCTTACCAGGGTGATGACAACAGAATGAAGAATATGCAGTCTGAGGCTTCACAGGCAATCCGAAACTCTAAGTATCTGAAGGCAGCACAGGAGTTGCTTGATGAGATTGTCAGTGTTTGGAAGAGTGTTAAACAGAAAACAGATAAAGGCCCTTCTGAAGCAGGAAAGTCAGATGGAAAAGAGACTGATGGGGGGACTAAAAGTGAGGGAGTATCTTTTGATCCACAAGAGTCTGGTGCCAATACAGCAGCTGAGCTTTCAACTGCTGAGAAACAAGAGCTCCAGAATAAGATGGTGAAACTTATGGCAATGTTGGATGAG GTGGATCGGAAGTACAAACACTATTATCATCGGATGCAACTTGTAATGTCATCGTTTGATATGGTTGCTGGTTCTGGAGCTGCCAAGCCTTATACTGCAGTTGCCCTCCAGACAATCTCACGGCATTTCCGATGTCTAAAGGATGCTATCAATGATCAAATTAGTGTTATCAGGAAGAAACTTGGAGAGGATGACGATGCATCTGGCAAAGAGGGCAAACTAATTCGCCTTCGTTATATCGATCAGCAAATAAGGCAACAGCGAGCTTTCCAACAGTATGGTATGCTACAGCAAAATGCTTGGAGGCCACAGAGGGGGCTACCTGAAAATTCAGTCTCGATTCTCCGGGCTTGGCTTTTTGAACACTTCCTTCACCC gtatccaaaagactctgaAAAGCTAATGTTATCGAGACAAACTGGGTTAACAAGAAGTCAG ATTTCAAATTGGTTCATCAATGCCCGTGTCCGGCTGTGGAAGCCAATGATCGAAGACATGTACAAAGAAGAGATAGGTGAGGCAGAGCTAGACTCCAACTCTTCCTCTGACAATGTGCAGCCGAACAAGGACAAGCCGCCATCTTCCGAAGAAAAGGACCATAAGACCTCAACAAGCCAGGTTTGCCAAACCAGCCAGCTTGGCGAATCCAAAGCCAACATTGGTGGAGTGGTGAGCTTTTGTGGAGCGCCAGCCGGCGGCTTCCACAACGATGCCAACCCCGATGACAGCTTCATGAGCCTGATGCTGAAGGCCCAGAGACCGGGCGAAACCGATGGCAGCGGTCTCCTCCATGATGCCGTCGCTCATCACTCCGATGAGAGCGCGCGGTTCATGGCGTACCACCTGACAGAGTTTGGGAGGTATGGGAACAACAACGTCTCACTGACTCTGGGGTTGCAGCACGCCGAGAACACCCAGCCGGGCTTCCCCGGCGTCAGAGACCAAGACATCTACAACTCCACAGCTCCTCTCAACGTCACCTCCACATCTTCAGAGTATGATTCGGCGAGCCAAATAGATCAACAACGGCAGCTGTTTGAGGTGTCACCTCTGATGCATGATTTCGTGGCCTGA